In a single window of the Rhodamnia argentea isolate NSW1041297 chromosome 2, ASM2092103v1, whole genome shotgun sequence genome:
- the LOC115728520 gene encoding ubiquitin-conjugating enzyme E2 35-like, protein MASSNLPRRIIKETQRLLSEPAPGISASPSEDNMRYFNVMILGPTQSPYEGGVFKLELFLPEEYPMAAPKVRFLTKIYHPNIDKLGRICLDILKDKWSPALQIRTVLLSIQALLSAPNPDDPLSENIAKHWKTNEAEAVETAKEWTRLYASGE, encoded by the exons ATGGCGAGCAGTAATCTCCCCCGGAGGATCATAAAG GAAACTCAGCGTCTCCTCAGCGAACCTG CTCCTGGCATTAGTGCTTCTCCTTCAGAGGACAATATGCGGTACTTTAACGTGATGATCCTTGGCCCTACACAATCTCCTTATGAAG GAGGAGTTTTCAAACTAGAGTTGTTTTTGCCTGAAGAATATCCTATGGCTGCTCCTAAG GTTAGGTTTCTCACAAAAATATATCACCCCAACATTGACAAG CTTGGTAGGATATGCCTCGACATCCTGAAAGACAAGTGGAGTCCTGCACTACAGATTCGTACTGTACTTCTTAG CATTCAAGCTCTTTTGAGTGCTCCAAACCCCGATGATCCGCTGTCTGAGAATATTGCTAAGCATTGGAAGACGAATGAGGCCGAAGCTGTCGAAACAG CGAAGGAATGGACCAGATTGTATGCTAGTGGCGAGTGA
- the LOC115737454 gene encoding olee1-like protein, with the protein MARTFEAAALVATALCLSSLLGFAYGQEQFSVIGKVYCDTCRVDFETKASYGLADSKVRLECHNRTSGVLTLSAEAVTDKSGEYKLVIDGDHEEEICELQLVESSDPECSSLLEGAVHNARVALTNKNGVAQAVRYANPLAFTKKESLPNCKQVLIDMGVFPLDLGY; encoded by the exons ATGGCGAGAACTTTCGAGGCCGCCGCTCTCGTCGCCACCGCCCTCTGCCTCTCCTCCCTCCTCGGCTTCGCCTATGGCCAAGAGCAGTTCTCCGTCATCGGCAAGGTCTACTGCGACACCTGCCGCGTCGACTTCGAAACCAAAGCCAGCTACGGTCTAGCAG ATTCCAAGGTCCGCTTGGAATGCCACAACCGTACCTCCGGGGTCCTCACTCTGTCGGCCGAGGCGGTCACCGACAAGAGCGGCGAGTACAAGCTAGTCATCGATGGGGACCACGAGGAGGAGATTTGCGAGCTGCAATTGGTCGAGAGCAGCGACCCCGAGTGCAGCTCGCTCTTGGAAGGTGCCGTACACAACGCTAGAGTGGCTCTCACCAATAAGAACGGCGTCGCCCAGGCGGTCCGCTACGCCAACCCGCTCGCCTTCACCAAGAAGGAGTCCCTGCCCAACTGCAAGCAAGTCCTCATCGACATGGGTGTCTTCCCTCTAGACCTGGGGTATTAG
- the LOC115728511 gene encoding protein LIGHT-DEPENDENT SHORT HYPOCOTYLS 7-like, whose translation MSIEKGKGMAEGSSRSTASPDDQHHQQRGLPPSRYELQKRRDWNTFGQYLSNQRPPIPISQFNSNHVLEFLRYLDQFGKTKVHLHGCIYFGQPEPPGPCACPLRQAWGSLDALIGRLRAAYEENGGLPEANPFAGGSIRIYLREVKDSQAKARGIPYKKKSRRRSATKAKNDAYNNIPIGES comes from the coding sequence ATGTCAATCGAAAAGGGGAAAGGCATGGCTGAAGGATCGTCGAGATCTACTGCTTCCCCAGATGATCAACACCACCAGCAAAGGGGGCTTCCGCCGAGTCGTTATGAGTTGCAGAAAAGGAGAGATTGGAATACCTTTGGACAGTACTTAAGCAATCAAAGACCCCCCATCCCGATCTCACAATTCAATTCAAACCATGTTCTTGAGTTCCTTCGCTACCTTGACCAGTTTGGGAAGACTAAAGTTCACTTGCACGGCTGCATCTATTTCGGGCAGCCCGAGCCGCCGGGCCCTTGCGCGTGTCCCCTGAGACAAGCTTGGGGAAGCCTTGATGCACTCATCGGAAGGCTGAGAGCTGCTTATGAAGAGAACGGCGGTTTACCGGAAGCAAACCCGTTCGCTGGCGGCTCGATCCGGATTTACCTTCGCGAAGTTAAGGACTCTCAAGCTAAGGCACGAGGAATCCCTTATAAGAAGAAGAGCAGGAGAAGAAGTGCAACGAAGGCCAAAAATGATGCCTACAATAACATCCCTATCGGTGAATCTTGA
- the LOC115737348 gene encoding LOW QUALITY PROTEIN: peptide-N4-(N-acetyl-beta-glucosaminyl)asparagine amidase A (The sequence of the model RefSeq protein was modified relative to this genomic sequence to represent the inferred CDS: inserted 1 base in 1 codon), which produces MASSPLFLLLLLLLLLLSSLXSTANVHQIKLLRSSLISEPELDTNSTESPTRYFEVTKPIKLPNTKPCSYLILQHDFAYTYGKPPVLADYTPPSTCYSQRFSKIVLEWSATCKGRQYDRIFGVWLGGVELLRSCTAEPRATGIFWSVKKDITRYYSLLMKNGTLAVFLGNVVSRTYTGVYHVKIKFHFYPADDDHLVGDVGNSGNSVPGYGSNADLILPISRNLPLNDGLWFEIENATDIETKEFSVPLNVYRAVLEVYVSFHEDDEFWYGNLPNEYIEANNLTGADGNGPFREVLVSLDGAVVGAVWPFTVVYTGGINPLLWRPITGIGSFDLPTYDIEITPFLAKILDGKLHEFGFSVTNALNVWYIDANLHLWLDDKSTKTAGKLLTYNCMPLVVSSVLDFKGFDGKFLTGVSRSISSSGWVKSSYGKIMTTWKQEFNYSNVMVMGNDGNLQIIDQLIHFNDSVDAKSPSSTLASVRVDRNFPFYLYSNSVDEGHDTSLSVANLTFAFNEKRLKNSGFKLSSGSLSNVQSGQGYMTVKNNLVVSGLGSTQQVYKYDGTDLCYFRNVSSSNYTILHDDIFKKCKKGAESLYASRINKWWPSHTRKIYLI; this is translated from the exons ATGGCTTCCTCTCcgctctttctcctcctcctcctcctcctcctcctcctctcttctc tctccaccgcGAACGTCCACCAGATCAAGCTCCTCCGATCATCCCTCATCTCTGAACCCGAACTTGACACCAACTCCACCGAGTCACCCACTCGCTACTTTGAAGTCACCAAGCCCATCAAGCTCCCCAACACCAAACCTTGCTCGTACCTCATTTTGCAGCACGACTTCGCGTACACATATGGCAAGCCCCCAGTTCTCGCCGACTACACCCCTCCATCGACTTGTTATTCGCAGAGATTCTCAAAGATCGTGCTCGAATGGAGTGCCACTTGCAAAGGCAGGCAATATGACCGAATTTTCGGGGTTTGGCTTGGTGGGGTTGAGCTTCTCAGGAGCTGCACTGCCGAGCCGAGAGCTACGGGAATTTTTTGGAGTGTCAAGAAGGACATCACTAGGTACTATTCGTTGCTCATGAAGAACGGTACTCTTGCCGTTTTTCTTGGCAATGTTGTGAGTAGGACCTATACAGGGGTTTACCATGTCAAGATAAAGTTTCATTTTTACCCTGCTGATGATGACCATTTGGTAGGGGATGTGGGAAATTCGGGGAATTCGGTACCTGGGTATGGCTCGAATGCGGATTTGATCTTGCCCATTTCGAGAAACTTGCCTTTGAATGATGGGTTGTGGTTTGAAATCGAGAATGCTACTGATATTGAGACGAAGGAGTTTAGTGTTCCCCTGAATGTTTACAGGGCAGTGCTGGAGGTTTATGTGTCTTTTCATGAGGATGATGAGTTTTGGTATGGGAATCTCCCCAATGAGTATATCGAGGCCAATAATCTTACTGGGGCGGATGGGAATGGTCCTTTTAGGGAGGTTCTCGTGAGTCTCGACGGTGCGGTAGTCGGTGCGGTTTGGCCTTTCACGGTGGTGTACACGGGAGGGATCAATCCTCTTTTATGGAGACCCATCACTGGCATTGGGTCGTTTGATCTCCCTACATATGACATTGAGATTACACCCTTTCTAGCCAAGATATTAGATGGAAAGCTCCATGAATTTGGCTTCAGTGTCACGAACGCTTTGAATGTGTGGTACATTGACGCGAATCTGCATCTTTGGCTGGATGATAAGAGCACGAAAACTGCAGGGAAGCTCTTGACTTACAATTGCATGCCTCTAGTTGTTTCTTCGGTATTGGATTTTAAGGGCTTTGATGGGAAGTTTTTGACTGGGGTCAGCCGGTCCATATCGTCCAGTGGATGGGTGAAGTCATCTTATGGGAAAATCATGACCACTTGGAAGCAAGAATTTAATTACAGTAACGTGATGGTCATGGGGAATGACGGGAACCTGCAAATTATTGATCAGCTGATCCATTTCAATGACAGCGTTGATGCCAAGAGCCCGTCCTCCACCCTTGCATCCGTCCGAGTGGACAGAAATTTCCCGTTCTATTTATATTCCAACTCTGTTGATGAAGGACATGACACTTCCTTATCTGTTGCGAATCTTACGTTTGCTTTTAATGAGAAAAGGCTTAAGAATTCTGGCTTCAAGCTCTCAAGTGGTTCACTGAGCAATGTGCAGAGTGGGCAGGGTTACATGACTGTGAAGAATAACCTGGTAGTCAGCGGGTTAGGCAGTACTCAGCAAGTATACAAGTATGATGGCACCGATCTCTGTTACTTCAGAAATGTGAGTAGCTCAAATTACACAATTCTTCATGatgacattttcaaaaaatgtaagaaaGGAGCAGAGTCTCTTTATGCATCCAGAATCAACAAATGGTGGCCTTCTCACACTCGAAAGATTTATCTGATCTAA
- the LOC115737347 gene encoding uncharacterized protein LOC115737347 isoform X2: MDPFEQRLRDEVVYLHSLWHQGPPASHHSSSRAIPVSNPAPFKKQNPAAAKRKGHKKHKNSEEPKDPEKEWPCKEEPITQPSPAWPAMKQKEPGSGQTSRPASAEEQAKIAGQAMQQRALERCRGLFAKVGDSDGDEEEEKDDDDDGDEKEDDREEGDNGRLEESEEYKCILDVFVKDRELREYYERNHESGDFWCVVCGAQGGKMSRRKFKNCVGVLQHSISISNTKKRRAHRAFGLVICRVMGWDVERLPLIVAKGEPLSRSLAGPSLLQTVCEEDAATKSIENCEKEISVPGTNGEGKADGLVREKTAAKEDDTMGIKNLNRGNIDARADEEKLLQCSDSVPLPTSSVEWPCGNLVDSSSTAASGWRTFKSLSSCSVLTEAKGGSEMWHQKVFQACHAFFQCRSGSESDSDEEADDEDDEEENDDDDDDPLDGDVDGECEVIKFFMKLFMENAELKSYYESKYGDGDFCCLVCAGVGKKPWKRFKGCNGLLQHCTTIWKIKNLAHKAYARAICKVLNWDINCFPPIKTTSEALGHCLVQSGDMQGGSTEKILMSINCPDADDSVSSPMSSIKWPCESPVDCAGMAASEWPPFKSPSNSANHSVLAEEKGEPETWHQKVLDVCQAFFSCTSGSDIDGDEEADDEEEDEGDDDEDVLHGDDDGECEIVKFFSMLFTENAELRSYYNSKYTDGDFSCLVCAGVGKKPWKRFKGCTGLLQHATTIAKTKRRAHRAYGRAICNLLCWDINKFPSIVNNLEALNHSSVQPADMLGNGANTPPKDNATACQDVGAQML; the protein is encoded by the exons ATGGATCCCTTCGAGCAGAGACTGAGAGACGAGGTTGTATACCTCCACTCTCTGTGGCACCAAGGCCCTCCTGCCTCCCACCACTCTTCTTCACGAGCCATCCCCGTTTCAAACCCCGCGCCTTTCAAGAAACAGAACCCGGCCGCCGCCAAGAGGAAGGGGCACAAGAAGCACAAGAACAGCGAAGAACCGAAGGACCCAGAGAAAGAATGGCCATGCAAGGAAGAACCCATCACTCAGCCCTCTCCCGCGTGGCCCGCCATGAAGCAGAAGGAGCCCGGTTCCGGCCAAACGTCCCGGCCCGCCTCCGCGGAGGAGCAAGCCAAGATCGCTGGGCAGGCAATGCAGCAGAGGGCTCTCGAGAGATGCCGCGGATTGTTTGCGAAAGTCGGCGATTCCGATggcgacgaggaggaggagaaggacgacgacgacgatggagATGAAAAGGAGGATGATCGTGAGGAGGGCGACAATGGCAGGTTAGAGGAGAGTGAGGAGTACAAGTGTATATTGGACGTGTTTGTGAAAGATAGAGAGCTCAGGGAGTACTACGAGAGGAATCACGAGAGTGGGGACTTTTGGTGCGTTGTGTGTGGCGCGCAAGGGGGTAAGATGAGTAGGAGGAAGTTTAAGAACTGTGTTGGGGTTTTGCAGCATTCGATTAGCATATCCAATACGAAGAAGAGGCGGGCTCATAGGGCTTTTGGCTTGGTCATTTGTAGAGTCATGGGTTGGGACGTTGAGAGATTGCCTCTTATTGTCGCCAAGGGCGAGCCGCTGAGTCGCTCTTTGGCTGGTCCAAGTTTATTGCAG ACagtttgtgaagaagatgctgctACAAAGtctattgaaaattgtgaaaaggaAATTTCAGTACCAGGGACCAATGGAGAAGGGAAGGCAGATGGCCTGGTACGGGAGAAG ACTGCTGCCAAAGAAGATGATACCATGGGCATAAAAAATCTAAACAGGGGAAACATAGATGCCAGAGCTGATGAAGAGAAACTGCTACAGTGCTCT GATTCTGTACCGTTGCCAACCTCCAGTGTTGAATGGCCCTGTGGAAACCTTGTTGACAGTTCTTCCACAGCAGCATCGGGATGGCGTACCTTTAAATCTTTATCAAGTTGCTCAGTTTTGACTGAGGCGAAAGGGGGATCCGAGATGTGGCATCAGAAAGTTTTCCAAGCTTGCCATGCTTTTTTCCAATGCAGGTCTGGTTCAGAAAGTGATAGTGATGAGGAGgctgatgatgaagatgatgaagaagaaaatgatgatgatgatgatgatcccTTGGATGGAGACGTTGATGGGGAATGTGAAGTCATTAAGTTCTTTATGAAGCTGTTTATGGAGAATGCTGAATTAAAGAGTTATTATGAGAGTAAATATGGAGATGGTGATTTCTGTTGTTTGGTTTGCGCTGGTGTTGGAAAGAAGCCGTGGAAGAGGTTCAAGGGGTGTAATGGGCTTCTTCAGCACTGCACCACTATATGGAAGATAAAGAATCTGGCTCACAAGGCCTATGCAAGGGCTATATGCAAGGTTCTCAATTGGGATATCAACTGTTTTCCACCAATTAAGACTACTTCAGAAGCTCTTGGTCACTGTTTAGTTCAGTCAGGTGATATGCAG GGTGGCAGTACGGAGAAAATTTTGATGTCCATAAATTGTCCAGATGCTGAT GATTCTGTATCGTCACCAATGTCCAGCATCAAATGGCCCTGTGAAAGCCCTGTAGACTGTGCCGGCATGGCAGCATCTGAGTGGCCTCCTTTTAAGTCTCCATCAAATTCTGCGAATCACTCGGTTTTGGCTGAGGAAAAAGGAGAACCCGAAACTTGGCATCAAAAGGTCCTTGATGTTTGCCAAGCTTTTTTCAGTTGCACGTCTGGTTCAGATATTGACGGTGATGAGGAggctgatgatgaagaagaagatgaaggcgatgatgatgaagatgtgtTGCATGGGGATGACGACGGGGAATGTGAAATTGTTAAATTCTTTTCTATGCTGTTCACAGAGAATGCTGAACTGAGGAGTTATTACAATAGTAAATATACAGACGGCGATTTCAGTTGTTTAGTTTGTGCTGGGGTTGGAAAAAAGCCTTGGAAGAGGTTCAAGGGGTGCACTGGGCTACTTCAGCATGCCACCACAATAGCCAAGACGAAGAGGAGGGCTCACAGGGCTTATGGAAGAGCGATATGCAACCTTCTTTGTTGGGATATTAACAAATTCCCATCCATTGTGAATAATCTGGAAGCTCTCAATCACTCTTCAGTTCAACCAGCTGATATGCTG GGCAATGGTGCCAACACACCTCCAAAAGACAATGCTACCGCCTGTCAAGATGTTGGTGCCCAGATGCTTTGA
- the LOC115737347 gene encoding uncharacterized protein LOC115737347 isoform X1: MDPFEQRLRDEVVYLHSLWHQGPPASHHSSSRAIPVSNPAPFKKQNPAAAKRKGHKKHKNSEEPKDPEKEWPCKEEPITQPSPAWPAMKQKEPGSGQTSRPASAEEQAKIAGQAMQQRALERCRGLFAKVGDSDGDEEEEKDDDDDGDEKEDDREEGDNGRLEESEEYKCILDVFVKDRELREYYERNHESGDFWCVVCGAQGGKMSRRKFKNCVGVLQHSISISNTKKRRAHRAFGLVICRVMGWDVERLPLIVAKGEPLSRSLAGPSLLQQTVCEEDAATKSIENCEKEISVPGTNGEGKADGLVREKTAAKEDDTMGIKNLNRGNIDARADEEKLLQCSDSVPLPTSSVEWPCGNLVDSSSTAASGWRTFKSLSSCSVLTEAKGGSEMWHQKVFQACHAFFQCRSGSESDSDEEADDEDDEEENDDDDDDPLDGDVDGECEVIKFFMKLFMENAELKSYYESKYGDGDFCCLVCAGVGKKPWKRFKGCNGLLQHCTTIWKIKNLAHKAYARAICKVLNWDINCFPPIKTTSEALGHCLVQSGDMQGGSTEKILMSINCPDADDSVSSPMSSIKWPCESPVDCAGMAASEWPPFKSPSNSANHSVLAEEKGEPETWHQKVLDVCQAFFSCTSGSDIDGDEEADDEEEDEGDDDEDVLHGDDDGECEIVKFFSMLFTENAELRSYYNSKYTDGDFSCLVCAGVGKKPWKRFKGCTGLLQHATTIAKTKRRAHRAYGRAICNLLCWDINKFPSIVNNLEALNHSSVQPADMLGNGANTPPKDNATACQDVGAQML, translated from the exons ATGGATCCCTTCGAGCAGAGACTGAGAGACGAGGTTGTATACCTCCACTCTCTGTGGCACCAAGGCCCTCCTGCCTCCCACCACTCTTCTTCACGAGCCATCCCCGTTTCAAACCCCGCGCCTTTCAAGAAACAGAACCCGGCCGCCGCCAAGAGGAAGGGGCACAAGAAGCACAAGAACAGCGAAGAACCGAAGGACCCAGAGAAAGAATGGCCATGCAAGGAAGAACCCATCACTCAGCCCTCTCCCGCGTGGCCCGCCATGAAGCAGAAGGAGCCCGGTTCCGGCCAAACGTCCCGGCCCGCCTCCGCGGAGGAGCAAGCCAAGATCGCTGGGCAGGCAATGCAGCAGAGGGCTCTCGAGAGATGCCGCGGATTGTTTGCGAAAGTCGGCGATTCCGATggcgacgaggaggaggagaaggacgacgacgacgatggagATGAAAAGGAGGATGATCGTGAGGAGGGCGACAATGGCAGGTTAGAGGAGAGTGAGGAGTACAAGTGTATATTGGACGTGTTTGTGAAAGATAGAGAGCTCAGGGAGTACTACGAGAGGAATCACGAGAGTGGGGACTTTTGGTGCGTTGTGTGTGGCGCGCAAGGGGGTAAGATGAGTAGGAGGAAGTTTAAGAACTGTGTTGGGGTTTTGCAGCATTCGATTAGCATATCCAATACGAAGAAGAGGCGGGCTCATAGGGCTTTTGGCTTGGTCATTTGTAGAGTCATGGGTTGGGACGTTGAGAGATTGCCTCTTATTGTCGCCAAGGGCGAGCCGCTGAGTCGCTCTTTGGCTGGTCCAAGTTTATTGCAG CAGACagtttgtgaagaagatgctgctACAAAGtctattgaaaattgtgaaaaggaAATTTCAGTACCAGGGACCAATGGAGAAGGGAAGGCAGATGGCCTGGTACGGGAGAAG ACTGCTGCCAAAGAAGATGATACCATGGGCATAAAAAATCTAAACAGGGGAAACATAGATGCCAGAGCTGATGAAGAGAAACTGCTACAGTGCTCT GATTCTGTACCGTTGCCAACCTCCAGTGTTGAATGGCCCTGTGGAAACCTTGTTGACAGTTCTTCCACAGCAGCATCGGGATGGCGTACCTTTAAATCTTTATCAAGTTGCTCAGTTTTGACTGAGGCGAAAGGGGGATCCGAGATGTGGCATCAGAAAGTTTTCCAAGCTTGCCATGCTTTTTTCCAATGCAGGTCTGGTTCAGAAAGTGATAGTGATGAGGAGgctgatgatgaagatgatgaagaagaaaatgatgatgatgatgatgatcccTTGGATGGAGACGTTGATGGGGAATGTGAAGTCATTAAGTTCTTTATGAAGCTGTTTATGGAGAATGCTGAATTAAAGAGTTATTATGAGAGTAAATATGGAGATGGTGATTTCTGTTGTTTGGTTTGCGCTGGTGTTGGAAAGAAGCCGTGGAAGAGGTTCAAGGGGTGTAATGGGCTTCTTCAGCACTGCACCACTATATGGAAGATAAAGAATCTGGCTCACAAGGCCTATGCAAGGGCTATATGCAAGGTTCTCAATTGGGATATCAACTGTTTTCCACCAATTAAGACTACTTCAGAAGCTCTTGGTCACTGTTTAGTTCAGTCAGGTGATATGCAG GGTGGCAGTACGGAGAAAATTTTGATGTCCATAAATTGTCCAGATGCTGAT GATTCTGTATCGTCACCAATGTCCAGCATCAAATGGCCCTGTGAAAGCCCTGTAGACTGTGCCGGCATGGCAGCATCTGAGTGGCCTCCTTTTAAGTCTCCATCAAATTCTGCGAATCACTCGGTTTTGGCTGAGGAAAAAGGAGAACCCGAAACTTGGCATCAAAAGGTCCTTGATGTTTGCCAAGCTTTTTTCAGTTGCACGTCTGGTTCAGATATTGACGGTGATGAGGAggctgatgatgaagaagaagatgaaggcgatgatgatgaagatgtgtTGCATGGGGATGACGACGGGGAATGTGAAATTGTTAAATTCTTTTCTATGCTGTTCACAGAGAATGCTGAACTGAGGAGTTATTACAATAGTAAATATACAGACGGCGATTTCAGTTGTTTAGTTTGTGCTGGGGTTGGAAAAAAGCCTTGGAAGAGGTTCAAGGGGTGCACTGGGCTACTTCAGCATGCCACCACAATAGCCAAGACGAAGAGGAGGGCTCACAGGGCTTATGGAAGAGCGATATGCAACCTTCTTTGTTGGGATATTAACAAATTCCCATCCATTGTGAATAATCTGGAAGCTCTCAATCACTCTTCAGTTCAACCAGCTGATATGCTG GGCAATGGTGCCAACACACCTCCAAAAGACAATGCTACCGCCTGTCAAGATGTTGGTGCCCAGATGCTTTGA
- the LOC115728510 gene encoding protein DOG1-like 4: protein MSSGFDRFYGVWLEQLRQQVDQLAAAPKPPTTADHHQQLHHLVTKFMNHYADYYRTKALAADRDVLAVLAAPWITALERSLHWIGGWRPTTVFHLVYTESSILFEARIIDILRGFRTGDLGDLSPSQFRGVSELQCDTVREENVITEEMSEWQDGVSDLMAASLDLEGKIGKLGEIVKKADELRLKTVRRVVELLTPQQAVEFLISASELQFGIRGWGLSLSNCPR, encoded by the exons ATGAGCAGCGGCTTCGACCGGTTCTACGGCGTCTGGCTGGAGCAGCTCCGCCAGCAGGTGGACCAGCTCGCCGCCGCGCCCAAGCCCCCGACCACTGCCGACCACCACCAGCAGCTCCACCACCTGGTGACCAAGTTCATGAACCACTACGCTGACTACTACCGGACGAAAGCCCTCGCGGCGGACCGCGACGTCCTCGCCGTCCTCGCCGCCCCTTGGATCACCGCCCTCGAGCGGTCGCTCCACTGGATCGGCGGGTGGCGGCCCACCACGGTGTTCCACCTGGTCTACACCGAGTCGAGCATTCTGTTCGAGGCCCGCATCATCGACATCCTCCGCGGGTTCAGGACGGGCGACTTGGGGGATCTGTCTCCGAGCCAGTTCAG GGGAGTGAGTGAGCTGCAATGCGACACGGTGAGGGAAGAGAACGTGATAACGGAGGAGATGTCGGAGTGGCAAGACGGCGTGAGCGACCTGATGGCGGCAAGCTTGGACCTGGAGGGGAAGATAGGGAAGCTGGGGGAGATCGTGAAGAAGGCGGACGAACTGCGGCTGAAGACAGTGAGGCGAGTGGTGGAGCTGCTGACGCCGCAGCAGGCCGTGGAGTTCTTGATCTCCGCATCCGAGCTCCAGTTCGGGATCCGCGGCTGGGGCTTGAGTCTCAGTAACTGTCCTCGCTAA
- the LOC115728512 gene encoding protein DOG1-like 1, with product MDSQSTATATATAMQDRFGCCFRNWMAQQHRDLDELLRAVSTDSGDAEKLKCLAGKNIQHFRDYLEARSQLAQHDAPSFFCPSWRTSFENSFLWIGGCRPTMAIRLVYSISGSDLEARLAGGGTGGDDNSNSSSINLGEVSASQLRSINELHIKTVRMEEKLSSRMASMQEEIADDPLALIAKWSGRAGEESESVERVMKGHELSLARVLTEADELRLETLRELVEGILTPLQAVELLVEMTKLHLSIHEWGKRRDSVLGKV from the exons ATGGACTCTCAgtccaccgccaccgccacggCCACCGCCATGCAGGACCGCTTCGGGTGCTGCTTCCGCAACTGGATGGCGCAACAACACCGCGACCTCGACGAGCTCCTGCGGGCGGTCTCCACTGACTCGGGCGACGCCGAGAAGCTCAAGTGCCTCGCCGGAAAGAACATCCAGCACTTCCGGGACTACCTCGAGGCCCGATCGCAGCTCGCCCAGCACGACGCGCCTTCCTTCTTCTGCCCGTCCTGGCGCACCTCCTTCGAGAACTCCTTCCTCTGGATCGGCGGTTGCAG GCCGACTATGGCTATCAGGCTGGTGTACTCCATCTCCGGATCGGACCTCGAAGCTCGGCTCGCTGGCGGAGGGACAGGAGGCGATGacaacagcaacagcagcagcatcaATCTCGGCGAGGTATCGGCGTCCCAGCTGAGATCGATCAACGAATTGCACATCAAGACGGTGAGGATGGAGGAGAAGCTTTCGAGCCGGATGGCCAGCATGCAGGAGGAGATCGCCGACGATCCGCTGGCACTGATAGCGAAGTGGAGCGGGAGAGCCGGGGAGGAGAGCGAGTCGGTGGAGAGGGTGATGAAGGGCCACGAGCTGTCGCTGGCGCGGGTGCTGACGGAGGCGGACGAGCTGAGGTTGGAGACGCTGAGGGAGCTGGTGGAGGGGATCCTGACGCCGCTGCAGGCGGTGGAGTTGCTGGTGGAAATGACGAAGCTTCACCTCTCAATCCACGAGTGGGGGAAACGGAGGGACTCCGTTCTCGGGAAGGTCTGA